From Pseudomonadota bacterium, a single genomic window includes:
- the mtnA gene encoding S-methyl-5-thioribose-1-phosphate isomerase: MVNAALPPDLAALDQGKISSPPTSEALWEEVLSPLRWSEGRLELLDQRALPSEELWRSYGDEAEVAEAIRSLVVRGAPAIGCAAALGLAAGARAYPSDQPGLRHAFAQGVALLRASRPTAVNLFWALDRQTRAFERHVAEGKRAVSEALEREALAIWREDLAACRAIGQHGAPLIPDGARVLTHCNAGALATGGYGTALGVIRAAVEAGKRLEVFADETRPVLQGARLTAWELQRSGIPVTLICDNMAGALMRSGEIDCCIVGADRVARNGDVANKIGTYMVAVLAQRHALPFYVAAPRSTIDRATLNGAAIPIETRSPAEVTTLAGQQLAPRGVAVRNPAFDVTPAELITALITDAGVAAPPTEDSIAALL, encoded by the coding sequence ATGGTGAACGCTGCTCTCCCCCCCGATCTAGCAGCCCTCGACCAGGGCAAGATCTCGTCACCACCCACCTCGGAGGCGCTCTGGGAAGAGGTGCTCTCGCCGCTGCGCTGGAGCGAGGGGAGGCTCGAGCTGCTGGACCAGCGCGCCCTGCCCAGCGAGGAGCTCTGGCGCAGCTACGGCGACGAGGCCGAGGTCGCCGAGGCGATCCGCTCGCTCGTTGTCCGTGGGGCCCCCGCGATCGGCTGCGCCGCGGCGCTGGGCCTCGCCGCCGGCGCGCGCGCCTATCCGAGCGATCAGCCAGGCCTTCGCCACGCCTTCGCGCAGGGGGTAGCCCTGCTGCGGGCCTCACGGCCGACTGCCGTCAATCTCTTCTGGGCCCTCGATCGGCAAACGCGGGCCTTCGAGCGCCACGTCGCCGAGGGCAAGCGCGCGGTGAGCGAAGCCCTGGAGCGCGAGGCGCTCGCGATCTGGCGCGAGGACCTCGCCGCCTGCCGGGCGATCGGCCAGCATGGCGCCCCGCTGATCCCCGACGGCGCGCGGGTCCTGACCCACTGCAACGCCGGAGCCCTGGCCACGGGCGGTTACGGCACGGCGCTCGGCGTGATCCGAGCCGCGGTCGAGGCAGGCAAGCGCCTCGAGGTCTTCGCCGACGAGACCCGCCCCGTGCTGCAGGGCGCGCGCCTGACGGCCTGGGAGCTGCAACGCAGCGGCATCCCGGTGACGCTGATCTGCGACAACATGGCGGGGGCCCTGATGCGGAGCGGCGAGATCGACTGCTGCATCGTCGGCGCCGACCGCGTGGCGCGCAACGGCGACGTCGCCAACAAGATCGGCACCTACATGGTCGCCGTGCTCGCCCAGCGGCACGCCCTGCCCTTCTACGTCGCCGCGCCCCGCTCGACCATCGACCGCGCCACCCTCAACGGCGCAGCGATCCCGATTGAAACACGCTCACCCGCCGAGGTGACCACGCTGGCCGGGCAGCAGCTCGCACCGCGCGGCGTCGCCGTCCGCAATCCGGCCTTCGACGTCACCCCAGCCGAGCTCATTACGGCGCTGATCACCGACGCGGGCGTCGCGGCCCCACCGACGGAGGACTCGATCGCCGCCCTGCTCTGA
- the atpD gene encoding F0F1 ATP synthase subunit beta produces the protein MDRTKQGRINQVLGAVVDVAFDDHLPNIYGALTVTNPELSDLPDNLVLEVAQHLGEHIVRTIAMASTDGLVRGMLVRDTGDMIRVPVGREVLGRIINVIGQPVDEAGPLGAKQYRPIHAAPPKFVNQSTKIETFPTGIKVVDLLCPYRRGGKVGLFGGAGVGKTVLLMELINNVGKAHGGVSVFAGVGERTREGNDLWRDMQEAGVLDKIALVYGQMNEPPGARARVGLSALTVAEYFRDEEGQDVMLFIDNIFRFTQANSEVSALLGRMPSAVGYQPTLATDLGALQERITSTDRGSITSVQAIYVPADDLTDPAAATTFAHLDATTVLSRQIAEMGIYPAVDPLDSTSTNLSPDVVGVEHYTVARRVQQVLQRYKDLKDIIAILGMDELSEEDKTTVRRAQRLQLFLSQPFHVAEQFTGQAGRLVDVTETVRGFKAIVDGEGDDLPLDAFRYVGDLAEARAKAERLRQEGGG, from the coding sequence ATGGACCGGACGAAGCAAGGACGGATCAACCAGGTCTTGGGCGCGGTCGTCGACGTCGCCTTCGACGACCACCTGCCCAACATCTACGGAGCGCTGACGGTGACGAACCCAGAGCTCAGCGACCTACCGGACAACCTCGTCCTCGAGGTCGCGCAGCACCTCGGGGAGCACATCGTCCGCACGATCGCGATGGCGAGCACCGATGGGCTCGTCCGCGGCATGCTCGTCAGGGATACCGGCGACATGATTCGCGTGCCGGTCGGGCGCGAGGTGCTCGGCCGGATCATCAACGTGATCGGCCAGCCCGTCGATGAGGCGGGGCCGCTGGGGGCCAAGCAGTACCGACCGATTCACGCGGCGCCGCCGAAGTTCGTCAATCAGTCGACGAAGATCGAGACCTTTCCCACCGGCATCAAGGTGGTCGACCTGCTCTGTCCCTATCGCCGGGGCGGCAAGGTCGGCCTCTTCGGCGGCGCGGGCGTCGGCAAGACCGTGCTGCTGATGGAGCTGATCAACAACGTCGGCAAGGCCCACGGCGGCGTCTCGGTCTTCGCCGGCGTCGGCGAGCGGACGCGCGAGGGCAACGACCTCTGGCGTGACATGCAAGAGGCCGGCGTGCTCGACAAGATCGCGCTGGTCTACGGCCAGATGAACGAGCCGCCGGGCGCGCGCGCGCGCGTCGGGCTTTCGGCCCTCACCGTCGCCGAGTACTTCCGCGACGAAGAAGGGCAGGACGTGATGCTCTTCATCGACAACATCTTCCGCTTCACGCAGGCCAACTCCGAGGTCTCGGCGCTGCTCGGGCGCATGCCAAGCGCGGTCGGCTATCAGCCGACGCTGGCGACGGACCTCGGCGCGCTGCAGGAACGCATCACCTCCACCGACCGCGGCTCGATCACCTCCGTCCAGGCCATCTACGTCCCCGCGGACGACCTGACCGATCCGGCGGCGGCCACCACCTTCGCGCATCTCGACGCCACGACCGTGCTCTCGCGGCAGATCGCCGAGATGGGAATCTACCCCGCGGTCGACCCGCTCGACTCGACCTCGACCAACCTCAGCCCCGATGTCGTCGGCGTGGAGCATTACACGGTGGCGCGACGGGTGCAGCAGGTCCTGCAGCGCTACAAGGACCTCAAGGACATCATCGCGATTCTCGGGATGGATGAGCTCTCGGAGGAGGATAAGACGACCGTCCGACGGGCCCAGCGCCTCCAGCTCTTCCTTTCCCAACCCTTCCACGTCGCCGAGCAGTTCACCGGCCAGGCCGGGCGCTTGGTCGACGTGACCGAGACGGTCCGCGGCTTCAAGGCGATCGTCGACGGCGAAGGCGACGACCTGCCGCTCGACGCCTTCCGCTACGTGGGTGACCTTGCCGAGGCCCGCGCCAAGGCCGAGCGCCTACGTCAAGAAGGGGGCGGCTAG
- a CDS encoding sigma-54-dependent Fis family transcriptional regulator: protein MKTILVADDEPSLRRVLGSIIQRQGHRVITASDGQGALAALRKAEVNTIVTDLRMPQVDGMELLRRAIAEYPDVPVVILTAHGSVDSAVAAVKLGAFDYLEKPFEQQQIQDVIAKALRTNELRRREMRLGGATTINGRFGLVGTSAPMRTVYNVIEKVADTPSTVLITGESGTGKELVAKAIHEQSARREKALIKVNCAAIPEALIESELFGHERGAFTGAVSAKPGRFELAESGTLFLDEVGEIPLEMQVKLLRALQEGEFDRVGGIKTVKVDVRLVTATNRDLGKEVESGRFREDLFYRLNVVPIHLPPLRERRSDIPLLVDHILERFRTRLGKSISALDPEALAVLAQHDWPGNIRELENLLERSVLFCEHEIITAKDLPAPLGGGTSERPALVAGDSSLKEIVRAETERVERQLILSALEETGGNVTHAAKRLKISRKSLQTKMKELALRDPEGGAQKG, encoded by the coding sequence CTGAAGACGATCCTCGTCGCCGACGATGAACCCAGCCTGCGGCGGGTCCTTGGCAGCATCATCCAACGCCAGGGACATCGCGTGATCACCGCCAGCGACGGACAGGGCGCCTTGGCTGCGCTGCGCAAGGCGGAGGTCAACACGATCGTCACCGACCTCCGCATGCCGCAGGTGGACGGCATGGAGCTGCTGCGCCGGGCCATCGCTGAATACCCCGACGTCCCCGTCGTCATCCTCACGGCCCACGGATCGGTGGACAGCGCGGTGGCCGCCGTCAAGCTCGGCGCCTTCGACTACCTCGAGAAGCCCTTCGAGCAGCAACAGATCCAGGACGTGATCGCCAAGGCGCTGCGAACGAACGAGCTGCGCCGGCGCGAGATGCGACTGGGGGGCGCGACCACGATCAATGGGCGCTTCGGCCTGGTCGGCACCTCCGCGCCGATGCGCACGGTCTACAACGTGATCGAGAAGGTCGCCGACACCCCCTCGACCGTGCTGATCACGGGCGAGTCCGGCACGGGGAAGGAGCTGGTCGCCAAGGCGATTCACGAGCAGAGCGCCCGCCGCGAGAAGGCCTTGATCAAGGTCAACTGCGCCGCTATCCCCGAGGCACTGATCGAGAGTGAGCTCTTCGGCCACGAGCGCGGGGCCTTCACCGGTGCGGTCAGTGCCAAACCCGGGCGTTTCGAGCTGGCCGAGAGCGGCACGCTCTTCCTCGACGAGGTGGGCGAGATCCCGCTCGAGATGCAGGTCAAGTTGTTGCGGGCGCTGCAGGAGGGCGAGTTCGATCGGGTGGGTGGCATCAAGACCGTCAAGGTCGACGTGCGTCTGGTGACGGCGACGAACCGCGACCTCGGCAAGGAGGTCGAGAGCGGACGCTTCCGTGAGGACCTGTTCTACCGGCTCAATGTCGTCCCGATTCACCTGCCGCCCCTGCGCGAGCGCCGGTCCGACATCCCGCTGCTGGTGGATCACATCCTCGAGCGCTTTCGCACGCGCCTGGGCAAGAGCATCAGCGCCCTCGACCCCGAGGCGCTCGCCGTGCTCGCGCAACACGACTGGCCGGGTAACATCCGCGAGCTCGAGAACCTGCTCGAACGGAGCGTGCTCTTTTGTGAGCATGAGATCATCACGGCGAAGGATCTCCCTGCTCCGCTCGGCGGCGGGACCAGCGAGCGGCCCGCGCTCGTGGCGGGTGATTCCAGTCTGAAGGAAATCGTCCGCGCGGAGACCGAGCGCGTGGAGCGGCAACTGATCCTCAGCGCGCTCGAGGAAACGGGCGGAAACGTGACCCACGCGGCCAAGCGCCTCAAGATCAGCCGGAAGAGCTTGCAGACCAAAATGAAGGAGCTGGCCCTGCGAGACCCCGAGGGAGGAGCCCAAAAAGGTTGA
- the atpH gene encoding ATP synthase F1 subunit delta: MIAGRISQRYAQALLRIAIDHAQLDSLGDQLAQLTALLREQGDLRDTLENPTYGTDHRRKLIDQLANRLGLLPALRNCLRLLLDRGRIALLPEIARSYAAGADRHAGRVRAEVTSAAALAPELAERIKRALEQRTGQRVLLTTAVDPGLIAGLATRVGSLLFDDSLRARLTRLRQALLEERA, translated from the coding sequence GTGATCGCGGGTCGGATCAGCCAACGCTACGCGCAGGCCTTGCTGCGGATCGCCATCGACCACGCGCAGCTGGACTCCCTCGGCGATCAACTCGCGCAGCTCACGGCGCTCCTGCGCGAGCAGGGCGACCTGCGCGATACCCTGGAGAATCCGACCTACGGTACAGACCACCGGCGGAAGCTCATCGATCAGCTCGCGAACCGTCTCGGACTGCTGCCAGCCCTGCGCAACTGCCTGCGGCTGCTACTCGACCGCGGCCGCATCGCCTTGCTGCCGGAGATCGCCCGCAGCTACGCCGCGGGCGCCGACCGCCACGCAGGTCGTGTGCGCGCCGAGGTCACCAGCGCCGCGGCGCTCGCGCCGGAGCTCGCCGAGCGCATCAAGCGCGCGCTGGAGCAGCGCACGGGCCAGCGCGTCCTGCTGACGACGGCCGTCGATCCCGGACTGATCGCCGGCCTGGCGACCCGCGTCGGGTCGCTCCTCTTCGACGACAGCTTGCGAGCCCGCCTGACGCGGCTGCGCCAGGCGCTGCTGGAGGAAAGGGCCTAG
- a CDS encoding UDP-3-O-acyl-N-acetylglucosamine deacetylase, producing MSAGVAKATWPPAERRLLRATPVFAGLGLHGAAPVRAWVEPARRPGAGILVRRLDRQPLRELPATFEHATPALAQTRLGSADHGVATIEHLLSALCGYGVWDAVICVDGPELPILDGSSSVWAAALVEACAPEPFPRAGLSWSVARPWQDQPGRSRLRLTPAPVGRICCELDHAHPAIGRQQAAWSVGDAAGYLAEIAAARTFGFAADAEALRQRGLARGAGLHCVLVFDERGILNPEGERLVGEPARHKLLDAIGDLGLLGGPLRGKVELSGSSHRHLLLGLRRAVAAGVLRRD from the coding sequence CTGAGCGCGGGCGTCGCCAAGGCGACCTGGCCGCCAGCCGAGCGGCGCCTGCTACGTGCCACGCCTGTCTTCGCCGGCCTGGGGCTGCACGGAGCCGCGCCGGTGCGCGCCTGGGTCGAACCCGCGCGGCGCCCAGGGGCCGGAATCCTCGTGCGGCGCCTTGACCGACAGCCTCTCCGCGAGCTCCCGGCGACCTTCGAGCATGCCACGCCCGCGTTGGCGCAGACGCGCCTCGGCAGCGCCGATCACGGCGTTGCAACGATCGAGCATCTGCTCTCGGCGCTCTGCGGCTACGGCGTCTGGGATGCGGTGATCTGTGTCGACGGCCCCGAGCTGCCGATCCTCGACGGCAGCTCGAGCGTCTGGGCTGCGGCCTTGGTCGAGGCCTGCGCGCCGGAGCCCTTCCCGCGCGCGGGGCTCTCGTGGTCGGTGGCGCGCCCCTGGCAAGACCAACCCGGGCGGAGCCGCCTTCGCCTGACGCCCGCTCCCGTCGGGCGCATCTGCTGCGAGCTCGACCACGCGCATCCGGCCATCGGCAGGCAACAGGCGGCCTGGTCCGTCGGCGACGCCGCGGGCTACCTGGCGGAGATCGCCGCTGCGCGCACCTTTGGCTTTGCAGCCGACGCCGAGGCGCTGCGGCAGCGTGGCCTGGCGCGGGGCGCGGGGCTGCACTGCGTGCTGGTCTTCGATGAACGCGGCATTCTCAATCCGGAGGGCGAGCGGCTCGTCGGCGAGCCCGCGCGGCACAAGCTGCTCGACGCGATCGGTGATCTGGGGCTGCTCGGGGGCCCGCTGCGCGGCAAGGTCGAACTCAGCGGGTCGAGCCACCGCCATCTGCTGCTGGGCCTGCGCCGAGCAGTGGCAGCCGGGGTGCTGCGCCGCGACTGA
- the atpC gene encoding ATP synthase F1 subunit epsilon, translated as MLQLELVTPSGTIADTPVEELRLPGTLGEFGVLPGHRPMLAALRSGMFAFRCGTQETALAIGPGFSRIGAKDSVLVVTERALRAEQIDVEAAQHALAEGEAALRQWTAPLPNASEPGAAEYAELLDRVRWAEAQLAVAGLGGARR; from the coding sequence ATGCTTCAGCTGGAGCTCGTCACCCCCAGTGGCACGATCGCGGACACGCCGGTCGAGGAGCTGCGCCTCCCGGGCACGCTCGGCGAATTCGGCGTGCTGCCCGGCCATCGGCCGATGCTGGCGGCCCTGCGATCGGGGATGTTCGCCTTTCGCTGCGGCACGCAGGAGACCGCGCTGGCGATCGGGCCTGGCTTCTCCCGGATCGGCGCGAAGGATAGCGTGCTCGTGGTCACCGAACGCGCGCTGCGCGCGGAACAAATCGATGTCGAGGCCGCCCAACACGCGCTGGCCGAGGGCGAGGCCGCGCTGCGGCAGTGGACGGCGCCCTTGCCTAACGCCAGCGAACCAGGCGCTGCCGAGTATGCGGAACTGCTCGACCGCGTGCGCTGGGCCGAGGCTCAGCTCGCCGTCGCCGGGCTCGGCGGCGCCCGCCGGTAG
- the atpG gene encoding ATP synthase F1 subunit gamma, with protein sequence MAALKDIRRRIASVRSTQKITRAMKLVAASKLRRAQTAVVGARPYARKVRQLVAELARRADPSQHPLLAEREAKRVMIIVLSADRGLCGAFNTNVFRATEHLREELHEAGQNAQLVVIGRKGRDFYRYRQIELAEWLPGVDTQSALERATTLAQIVRDRFTSAQADRVCLVYNEFKSAMSQAVAIEQLLPVAPLAHESDDALSVDFIYEPNQQALLATMLPIYLRVELQRAALEAVASEHGSRMTAMGNATTNAAEMAGALTLEYNKARQTAITKELLEIIAGAEALR encoded by the coding sequence ATGGCCGCGCTCAAAGACATTCGCCGGCGAATCGCCTCGGTAAGAAGCACGCAGAAGATCACGCGCGCGATGAAGCTCGTCGCCGCGTCGAAGCTGCGGCGCGCGCAGACTGCCGTCGTCGGCGCGCGCCCCTATGCTCGCAAGGTGCGCCAGCTCGTTGCCGAGCTCGCCCGACGCGCCGACCCTTCGCAGCATCCACTGCTGGCCGAGCGCGAAGCGAAGCGCGTGATGATCATCGTGCTGAGCGCCGACCGTGGGCTTTGCGGCGCGTTCAACACCAACGTCTTCCGCGCCACCGAGCACCTCCGCGAAGAGCTGCACGAGGCGGGGCAAAACGCGCAGCTCGTGGTGATTGGGCGCAAGGGGCGCGACTTCTACCGCTATCGCCAGATCGAGCTCGCGGAGTGGCTGCCCGGCGTCGACACGCAGAGCGCCCTCGAGCGCGCCACGACGCTCGCCCAGATCGTGCGCGATCGGTTTACCAGCGCGCAGGCGGATCGCGTCTGCCTCGTCTACAACGAGTTCAAGTCCGCGATGAGCCAGGCGGTGGCGATCGAGCAGCTCTTGCCGGTGGCGCCGCTCGCGCACGAGAGCGACGACGCGCTGTCCGTCGACTTCATCTATGAGCCGAACCAGCAGGCGCTGTTGGCGACGATGCTGCCGATCTATCTGCGCGTCGAGCTGCAGCGCGCCGCCCTGGAGGCGGTCGCCTCCGAGCATGGCTCGCGGATGACCGCGATGGGCAACGCGACCACGAACGCGGCCGAAATGGCCGGAGCGCTGACGCTCGAGTACAACAAGGCGCGGCAGACGGCGATCACCAAGGAGTTGCTTGAGATCATCGCCGGCGCCGAGGCCCTGCGCTAG
- a CDS encoding protein kinase, with product MRRIAVGGMAEVFLAKSEGVAGFEKYCALKVIHPDLASDESFAQMLIEEAKIAVSLSHANIAQVYELGQLEGTYYIAMEYVEGADLYRILQRLDRQHALVPLDVATYIGQQVATGLHYAHSQLDEARRPRNIVHRDISPQNVLLSYAGEVKIVDFGIAKAADSRRQTEVGVLKGKFRYMAPEQARGGRLDHRADIFSAGAILWEILTGRALYAEEGAEALLQLVREADVPPPSRLRSDIPPPLEAIVLRALARHPDDRWPSALEFQARLTSFLSSYAPDFTAERAARFVQATIGSVPDGAPRPPRPPTELTSAGPDDVPTMIGDDPLGLLDERALAAEFAGTSMAGDPTLADATFGLLDALSSGEDEATTPAPQPDEGKRPTPTLHQVLDFPPYAGPTRARAAAHDTGTTPLQQRHRAPSGAAPSSVEGYRPRVSAAGDRAPSPLAGPASTARHRRSAEEREGKGTPPTPLLASRARRSTGLHPLDQALRQHARRPTSARAASAGKTAERALASRSTPSSAAHAPGRRLTGAGIGLPTGLRVRPRRIMRRTLLLLALASAAVVGGWVAIERWDPFPGSAVLEIISVPSGAAVTINGRPLGQPTPVTVGLSPPLQAMRVALTLEGYQRWSTRTSFRPRERRQRLVASLTPATGSLTVDSNPQGAAVYVNQTRRGITPLTLSNLTLTDRLTIELRHRGYQLEAPRAALGERHGAEAEYLAPPLGMSRHSGHPASTAPPRRPRRRAPGGPAPDHRGTAFWRHSGLHGPGTSPCLSWRLTAPSRPC from the coding sequence GTGCGCAGGATCGCTGTCGGCGGCATGGCCGAGGTCTTCCTGGCCAAGAGCGAGGGCGTCGCCGGCTTCGAGAAGTACTGCGCGCTGAAGGTCATCCACCCCGACCTCGCGAGCGACGAGAGCTTCGCGCAGATGCTGATCGAGGAGGCGAAGATCGCCGTCAGCCTCTCGCACGCCAACATCGCCCAGGTCTACGAGCTCGGCCAGCTCGAGGGCACGTACTACATCGCCATGGAGTACGTGGAGGGCGCCGACCTCTACCGCATCTTGCAGCGCCTCGACCGGCAGCACGCACTCGTCCCGCTCGACGTCGCGACCTATATTGGCCAACAGGTCGCCACCGGTCTGCACTATGCCCATAGCCAGCTCGACGAGGCCCGTCGCCCGCGCAACATCGTCCATCGCGACATCAGCCCGCAGAACGTCCTGCTCTCGTACGCCGGCGAGGTGAAGATCGTCGACTTCGGCATCGCCAAGGCAGCAGACAGCCGGCGCCAAACCGAGGTCGGTGTCCTCAAGGGCAAGTTCCGCTACATGGCGCCCGAGCAGGCGCGCGGGGGCCGCCTCGACCATCGGGCCGATATCTTCTCGGCGGGCGCGATCCTCTGGGAGATCTTGACCGGACGCGCGCTCTACGCCGAGGAGGGTGCTGAAGCGCTGCTGCAGCTCGTACGCGAGGCCGACGTGCCGCCGCCCAGCCGACTGCGCAGCGACATCCCCCCGCCGCTCGAAGCGATCGTCCTGCGGGCGCTGGCGCGCCATCCGGACGATCGCTGGCCCTCTGCGCTCGAGTTCCAGGCCCGCCTGACCTCGTTTCTCTCGTCCTATGCGCCGGATTTCACCGCGGAGCGAGCGGCCCGCTTCGTCCAAGCGACGATCGGCAGCGTCCCAGACGGGGCGCCGCGCCCCCCTCGCCCGCCCACCGAGCTGACCTCCGCAGGCCCCGACGACGTCCCGACCATGATCGGCGACGATCCCCTCGGGCTGCTCGACGAACGCGCGCTCGCGGCCGAGTTCGCCGGTACGTCGATGGCCGGGGATCCCACACTGGCCGACGCCACCTTTGGCTTGCTCGACGCGCTCTCCTCAGGGGAGGACGAGGCGACGACGCCCGCGCCACAGCCCGACGAGGGCAAGCGGCCAACGCCCACGCTGCATCAGGTGCTCGACTTTCCGCCCTATGCCGGCCCGACACGCGCCCGCGCCGCGGCCCACGACACGGGCACAACGCCTCTCCAGCAGCGACATCGCGCGCCTTCGGGCGCAGCGCCCTCCAGCGTCGAGGGGTACCGCCCGCGCGTCAGCGCCGCCGGGGACCGCGCGCCCTCGCCCCTTGCGGGCCCCGCGTCGACCGCGCGCCACCGCCGCTCGGCTGAGGAGCGGGAGGGGAAGGGGACGCCGCCTACGCCCTTGCTCGCCTCCCGCGCCCGGCGCAGCACGGGGCTGCATCCACTCGATCAGGCCCTGCGCCAGCACGCTCGCCGCCCGACCAGCGCGCGCGCAGCGAGCGCTGGCAAGACAGCCGAGCGCGCGCTCGCCTCGCGATCCACGCCCTCGAGCGCCGCCCACGCGCCAGGCCGGCGACTGACCGGCGCCGGGATCGGACTGCCGACGGGACTGCGAGTGCGCCCGCGACGGATTATGCGACGCACGCTGCTGCTCTTGGCCCTGGCGAGCGCGGCCGTCGTCGGCGGCTGGGTCGCGATCGAGCGCTGGGATCCCTTTCCGGGCAGTGCCGTGCTGGAGATTATCTCCGTGCCCAGCGGCGCGGCGGTGACGATCAATGGGCGCCCCTTGGGCCAACCCACTCCGGTGACGGTCGGCCTTTCCCCCCCGCTGCAAGCGATGCGGGTCGCGCTGACCCTGGAGGGCTACCAGCGCTGGAGCACGCGCACGTCCTTTCGGCCACGCGAGCGTCGCCAGCGGCTCGTCGCCTCGCTGACGCCCGCCACCGGGAGCCTGACGGTCGATTCGAATCCTCAGGGCGCGGCGGTCTACGTCAATCAAACGCGACGCGGGATCACGCCCCTCACCCTCTCGAACCTGACGCTGACGGATCGCCTGACGATCGAGCTGCGCCACCGGGGCTACCAGCTCGAGGCGCCGCGTGCTGCGTTGGGAGAGCGCCACGGAGCAGAAGCTGAGTATCTCGCTCCGCCGCTCGGAATGAGCCGGCACAGCGGCCACCCTGCTTCCACAGCGCCGCCTCGCCGCCCTCGCCGAAGGGCTCCCGGGGGCCCTGCCCCAGACCACCGGGGAACAGCGTTCTGGCGCCACAGCGGCCTCCACGGCCCAGGCACATCTCCGTGTTTATCTTGGCGTTTGACAGCCCCTTCCAGGCCGTGTTAG
- a CDS encoding F0F1 ATP synthase subunit alpha, with product MQIRAEEISDIIRQQIEHYDQRVAVVETGTVLTVGDSIARVFGLEGAMSGELLEFPNGVKGLALNLEEGNVGVALLGKDTLIKEGDLARRTGEIAQVPVGEALVGRVVDALGQPVDGGGPLEHPSFSKIEIKAPGIVKRRSVHEPLQTGVKAIDSMIPIGRGQRELIIGDRQTGKTALAVDAIINQRGKHVHCVYVAIGQKQSTVAQVVDKLRHVGAMAYTTVVLAGAAESAPLQFLSPYTGVAIGEYFMNHGGHALVVYDDLSKHAVAYRQLSLLLRRPPGREAYPGDVFYLHSRLLERAAKLSDAEGGGSLTALPIIETQAGDVSAYIPTNVISITDGQIYLEGDLFYAGQRPAVNAGLSVSRVGGAAQIKAMKQVAGQLRLDLARYRDLAAFAQFGSDLDKETQRQLNRGARLMELLKQDQYAPLPVEAQVVVLFAGSQGMLDSVPVAEVRRFERELLHWLDQHHPALLEQIRATGELSSELKQQLRQAIEAFVAEFGAGNQVASAKTGAR from the coding sequence ATGCAGATACGCGCCGAGGAGATCAGCGACATCATCCGCCAACAGATCGAGCACTACGACCAGCGCGTCGCCGTGGTCGAAACGGGCACCGTGCTCACGGTCGGCGATAGCATCGCGCGCGTCTTCGGACTCGAGGGCGCGATGTCCGGCGAGCTGCTGGAGTTCCCCAACGGCGTCAAGGGACTCGCGCTCAACCTCGAGGAGGGCAACGTCGGGGTCGCGCTGCTCGGCAAGGATACGCTGATCAAGGAGGGCGACCTGGCGCGCCGCACGGGCGAGATCGCCCAGGTCCCCGTCGGCGAGGCGCTGGTCGGCCGGGTGGTCGACGCGCTCGGGCAACCGGTCGACGGTGGTGGGCCGCTGGAGCATCCCAGTTTCTCCAAGATCGAGATCAAGGCGCCCGGCATCGTCAAGCGGCGCAGCGTCCATGAACCGCTGCAGACGGGTGTCAAGGCGATCGACTCGATGATCCCGATCGGCCGCGGTCAACGGGAGCTGATCATTGGCGATCGCCAGACCGGCAAGACGGCGCTCGCGGTCGATGCCATCATCAACCAGCGCGGCAAGCACGTGCACTGCGTCTACGTCGCGATCGGCCAGAAGCAGTCCACTGTCGCGCAGGTCGTCGACAAGCTGCGCCATGTCGGAGCAATGGCGTACACGACGGTCGTCTTGGCCGGCGCCGCCGAGTCAGCGCCCTTGCAGTTCCTCTCGCCCTACACCGGGGTCGCCATCGGCGAATACTTCATGAACCACGGCGGCCATGCGCTGGTGGTCTACGACGACCTGAGCAAACACGCCGTCGCCTACCGTCAGCTCTCTTTACTCTTGCGCCGACCGCCCGGGCGCGAGGCTTATCCCGGAGACGTCTTCTACCTGCACAGTCGTCTGCTCGAGCGCGCGGCAAAATTGAGCGACGCCGAGGGCGGCGGCTCGCTGACGGCGCTGCCGATCATCGAGACGCAGGCCGGCGACGTTTCGGCCTATATCCCGACCAATGTCATCTCGATCACCGACGGCCAAATCTACCTCGAGGGCGACCTCTTCTACGCCGGCCAGCGTCCGGCGGTAAACGCCGGCCTCTCGGTCAGCCGCGTCGGCGGCGCCGCCCAAATCAAGGCGATGAAGCAGGTCGCGGGCCAGCTCCGCCTCGACCTCGCGCGCTACCGTGACCTCGCGGCCTTCGCGCAGTTCGGCTCGGACCTGGACAAGGAGACGCAACGCCAGCTCAACCGCGGCGCGCGCTTGATGGAGCTGTTGAAGCAGGACCAGTACGCGCCCCTGCCCGTCGAAGCGCAGGTCGTGGTGCTCTTCGCCGGATCCCAGGGGATGCTCGACAGCGTTCCCGTCGCCGAGGTCCGACGCTTCGAGCGCGAGCTCCTGCACTGGCTCGACCAGCACCACCCGGCGCTGCTCGAGCAGATCCGCGCGACCGGCGAGTTGTCGAGCGAGCTGAAGCAACAGCTCCGCCAGGCCATCGAGGCCTTCGTTGCCGAGTTTGGCGCCGGCAATCAGGTCGCCAGCGCCAAGACCGGCGCCCGCTGA